A single window of Solanum dulcamara chromosome 5, daSolDulc1.2, whole genome shotgun sequence DNA harbors:
- the LOC129888375 gene encoding potassium channel AKT1-like, translated as MEKEMERAYSMDDKSSHYSITSAILPSLGAHSNRKIKLRRYIISPSNPRYRAWDTFLVLLVFYTAWASPFQFGFLDKPRGVIAILDNIANSFFAIDIFLTFFVAYLDKSTYIMIDDPKRIALRYTKSGFVFDVISTIPSELIRKALPYFLQSYGYFSILRLWRLRRVSAMFAKLEKNRKISYFGVRVLKLICVTLFAVHCAGCFYYFLAARKEDTSKTWLSLAIGNSHDRSIGDLYVMCMYWSITTLTTTGYGDLHAVATEEMIFTMIYMLFDLGLTAYLIGNMTNLVVHGTSKTRKFRDTIQAASSFAQRNKLPVRLEEQMIAHLRLRHRTDSEGLQQQETLETLPKAIRSGISHYLFYSLVDKAYLFHGVSNDLLFQLVSEMKAEYFPPKEDVILQNEAPTDLYILVSGAVDLISHKNGMDQVVGELKMGDVCGEVGVLCCRPQLFNVRTKKVSQLLRLDRSSFFNLVKANIGDGTIIMNNLLQHLKERRDPMMTAILADIEHMLAQGRMDMPISLCFAANRGDDLLLHQLLKKGMDPNESDSNGRTVLHIAASKGSVECILLLLDFGANPNRKDSEGNVPLWDAMVRKHEATVKLLVDNGAMISSGDVGQFACFAVEQGNLDLLKEIIKYGGDVTLLNSLGTTAMHTAISEENVEIVKYLMEQGTDIDKPDVHGWTPRALAEYQGHEEIKELFNLMQPTSKETNVCPPEAPGAPYLTKYQSDPTIHLFTPEETTSLSRETGSSNGRLRRRASFFQNSLIGFVSARQRHHEGGGGPDYSSTKIANSRIPSRITIGCLEKAYIGRRVVLLPDSIQELLDIGAEKFGISLAKVLTEDGALIEDIAVIRDGDHLVLATTSEQP; from the exons ATGGAGAAGGAAATGGAAAGAGCGTATTCCATGGATGATAAAAGCTCTCATTATAGTATTACTAGTGCCATTCTTCCTTCTCTTGGCGCACATAGCAATCGCAAAATCAAACTCCGTCGCTACATCATCTCCCCCTCTAATCCCCGTTACAG GGCTTGGGATACATTTTTGGTGCTACTTGTATTCTACACAGCATGGGCGTCACCTTTTCAGTTTGGATTTCTAGACAAACCTCGAGGAGTTATTGCCATCTTAGATAACATAGCTAATTCATTTTTTGCCATTGACATTTTCCTCACATTCTTTGTTGCCTATCTTGATAAATCAACTTACATTATGATTGATGATCCAAAGCGGATCGCTTTGAGGTACACAAAATCCGGGTTTGTGTTTGATGTGATATCTACCATCCCTTCCGAACTTATTCGTAAAGCATTGCCCTACTTTCTTCAATCATATGGATACTTTAGTATACTTCGTCTCTGGCGTCTCAGAAGAGTCAGTGCCATGTTTGCCAA ATTGGAGAAAAACAGGAAGATCAGTTACTTTGGGGTTCGAGTACTGAAGCTTATATGT GTGACTCTTTTTGCTGTTCATTGTGCTGGCTGCTTCTACTACTTTCTTGCTGCTCGGAAAGAAGacacaagtaaaacatggcttTCACTTGCCATTGGAAATTCTCATGATAGGAGCATCGGAGATCTCTATGTAATGTGTATGTATTGGTCCATTACAACGCTTACAACAACTGGCTATGGGGATTTGCACGCTGTAGCTACAGAGGAAATGATATTCACCATGATTTACATGTTATTCGACCTCGGGTTGACTGCATATCTTATTGGAAACATGACCAACTTGGTTGTCCATGGAACCAGTAAGACTAGGAAATTT AGGGATACTATTCAAGCTGCCTCAAGCTTTGCACAAAGGAATAAGCTGCCGGTTCGCCTTGAAGAACAGATGATAGCTCACTTGCGTTTGAGGCACAGAACAGATTCAGAAGGTCTTCAGCAGCAAGAAACTCTTGAAACACTACCCAAAGCTATTCGATCTGGCATTTCACATTATCTATTCTATTCACTGGTGGATAAGGCGTACTTATTCCATGGGGTATCAAATGACTTACTTTTTCAACTG GTTTCTGAGATGAAGGCCGAGTATTTCCCTCCAAAAGAGGATGTCATTTTGCAAAACGAAGCACCTACAGATCTGTACATTCTGGTATCTGGAGCAGTG GATCTTATATCACATAAGAATGGAATGGATCAG GTAGTTGGCGAGTTGAAGATGGGGGATGTTTGTGGAGAAGTTGGTGTCCTTTGCTGTAGGCCTCAACTTTTTAATGTTCGAACCAAAAAAGTATCCCAACTGCTACGCTTGGATCGTAGTTCATTTTTCAACCTCGTTAAAGCAAATATAGGAGACGGGACAATAATCATGAACAATCTCCTTCAG CATTTGAAAGAGCGAAGGGACCCAATGATGACAGCAATATTAGCAGATATAGAACATATGCTGGCTCAGGGAAGAATGGACATGCCTATTAGCTTATGTTTCGCAGCAAACAGAGGAGATGATCTTTTGTTGCACCAATTGCTAAAAAAGGGTATGGATCCTAATGAATCTGATAGCAATGGACGTACGGTGTTG CATATAGCCGCTTCAAAAGGAAGTGTTGAATGTATTCTTCTACTTCTCGACTTTGGAGCAAATCCAAATAGAAAAG ATTCTGAAGGAAATGTCCCATTGTGGGATGCAATGGTGAGGAAGCATGAAGCTACGGTAAAATTGCTTGTGGACAATGGTGCAATGATATCTTCAGGAGACGTAGGTCAGTTTGCTTGCTTTGCAGTGGAGCAAGGCAACTTAGACTTGCTTAAGGAGATCATCAAGTATGGAGGTGATGTCACCCTTCTTAACAGCCTAGGCACGACAGCAATGCACACTGCTATATCTGAGGAGAATGTGGAAATAGTTAAATACCTGATGGAACAAGGAACTGACATTGATAAACCAGACGTTCACGGTTGGACACCTAGAGCATTGGCTGAATATCAGGGCCACGAAGAGATAAAGGAGCTTTTCAACTTGATGCAACCAACTAGTAAAGAAACCAATGTCTGTCCTCCTGAAGCTCCTGGTGCTCCCTACCTTACCAAGTATCAAAGTGATCCCACAATTCATCTCTTCACTCCTGAAGAAACAACATCACTATCTAGAGAAACTGGCTCCTCCAATGGCAGATTGAGGAGAAGGGCTAGTTTCTTTCAGAATTCACTGATAGGATTTGTGTCTGCACGCCAGAGACACCATGAAG GAGGAGGTGGCCCGGATTATTCTTCAACTAAAATTGCCAATTCAAGAATTCCAAGCAGAATAACCATCGGTTGTCTAGAGAAAGCTTATATAGGTAGAAGGGTTGTTCTTTTGCCGGATTCCATTCAAGAGTTACTTGATATCGGTGCTGAGAAATTTGGCATCTCTCTCGCGAAAGTACTAACAGAAGATGGTGCATTGATTGAGGACATTGCAGTAATAAGAGATGGAGATCATCTAGTTCTTGCTACTACTTCAGAACAACCTTAA